One genomic window of Candidatus Pseudobacter hemicellulosilyticus includes the following:
- a CDS encoding helix-turn-helix domain-containing protein, giving the protein MGKNVALSGKIYHCTASLAMDLVGGKWKVVILYYLKNSEKRYNELRKEMPAITEMTLSLQLKQLEEDGLVSRTVHGKKPPIKVVYKLTAFGRTFVPVLEAINNWGHEVVRKKGKYQDL; this is encoded by the coding sequence ATGGGAAAAAATGTAGCGTTAAGTGGAAAAATATATCATTGCACGGCAAGCCTGGCAATGGACCTGGTTGGCGGAAAATGGAAAGTAGTGATATTGTATTATTTAAAAAATAGTGAAAAACGCTACAACGAGCTTAGAAAAGAAATGCCGGCCATTACAGAAATGACATTAAGCCTGCAGTTGAAGCAATTGGAAGAAGATGGCCTGGTTTCGAGAACAGTGCATGGCAAAAAGCCTCCCATAAAGGTCGTCTACAAATTAACAGCCTTTGGACGCACTTTTGTTCCTGTCCTGGAAGCTATCAATAACTGGGGCCATGAGGTTGTCAGAAAAAAAGGAAAATACCAGGACCTGTAA
- a CDS encoding NAD(P)H-dependent oxidoreductase has product MSLIILAHPHFDSSIANKTIIEELNISDLNIEIRNLHDLYPDFCIDVIEEQKALLRHQTTVFQYPFFWYNMPAILKQWFDAVFIHQFAYGSEGDKLKGKNFLPSFTVGSFEDQYTTLGKHHFRIYEFCKNLEQTAYYAQMNYINPVYMHGTSGVSGYKESVIKEKAKSHAGRLIDCLKELDHNQPEPATKKKDLPVC; this is encoded by the coding sequence ATGTCTTTAATTATATTGGCACATCCCCATTTCGATAGTTCAATTGCTAACAAAACCATTATTGAAGAATTGAATATTAGCGACCTGAATATAGAAATTAGAAATCTTCATGACTTGTATCCTGATTTCTGCATCGATGTGATAGAGGAGCAAAAGGCATTATTACGGCACCAGACCACTGTTTTTCAATACCCTTTTTTCTGGTATAATATGCCTGCTATACTGAAACAATGGTTTGATGCTGTATTCATTCACCAGTTTGCTTATGGATCGGAAGGGGATAAACTGAAAGGAAAGAACTTTCTGCCAAGCTTTACGGTAGGTTCCTTTGAAGACCAGTATACCACATTAGGAAAACACCATTTCCGGATCTATGAATTCTGTAAAAACCTTGAGCAGACAGCCTATTACGCTCAAATGAATTATATCAATCCTGTTTACATGCATGGGACTTCGGGCGTTTCGGGCTATAAAGAATCGGTAATAAAGGAAAAAGCAAAAAGCCATGCAGGTAGATTGATTGATTGCCTGAAGGAATTGGACCATAACCAGCCGGAGCCCGCTACAAAGAAGAAGGATTTACCAGTGTGCTGA
- a CDS encoding ATP-binding protein, giving the protein MNRLPLRLSWANSLLLVLCIVVLILILILNSTNNGISRNYRSSIDALSKEDTNLVILRNTYEDIVVAENHYRAYLASFDTTHRSLFENNMARVIINLELISQQHDSFASNLKTELAGKLKIAETISRLKGMADSLLVQARGGTGKLHSAQPMLLDRISSSLISKSFFHSVDTVKAVSVNQKQGFFSRLFGKKKDSTLVQYNKGQVDSTAEAEAKTEELQQQQQYDALALEVQRYYQGLVNRQMALRKKLDQNEKSLAAANLSIINEINAGIRELLHTAELGQKASKEEASEYLRGFQLHKDRILLFSFLIILLVAVLLGASIFRLNKYEQTILKAKSEAERQAQVKTRFLNNMSHEIRVPLTSIMGFTEQLEKKNADEEAASYINAIRNSSEHLLTTVNDILDFSKLEAGKFQLGKEPFSLKKTLEEVLFNLSVLAEKKQLSLQLKAGFDERLVLQGDAFRLKQILYNFISNAIKFTEKGVIEVKAETVAKSKTETEVVIAVKDSGIGIAADQLEFIFEEFAQVGSDKVSRKYHTRGTGLGLSICKMLAELQGGTVSVQSELKKGSVFTVKIPYTISQEAPQSQPVVKQPEQPRDPLRNKTVLLLEDNDVIVLLVTFLLKKFNMQYDVAMDGQQALGLLQQKQYDLLLTDINVPEISGSELTTMIRSNADPVKARMPIIALTADVTEGDLARYKEEGFTSVLKKPFREEDMVNALTVALSAAGTEKKQITTI; this is encoded by the coding sequence CTCAACAGTACCAATAATGGCATTTCCAGGAATTACCGGTCGTCCATTGATGCGCTCTCCAAAGAGGATACCAACCTGGTGATCCTCCGCAATACCTACGAGGATATTGTGGTAGCTGAAAATCATTACCGGGCTTACCTGGCTTCTTTTGATACCACGCACCGCAGCCTGTTTGAGAACAATATGGCCAGGGTGATCATCAACCTGGAGCTGATCAGCCAGCAACACGATAGCTTTGCCAGCAATCTTAAAACGGAACTGGCAGGTAAGCTGAAGATCGCAGAGACCATCTCCCGCCTCAAAGGCATGGCAGATTCCTTGCTGGTGCAGGCCCGTGGCGGAACCGGCAAACTGCACAGCGCGCAGCCCATGCTGCTGGACCGCATCTCTTCTTCCCTGATCAGTAAAAGTTTTTTCCATTCGGTAGATACGGTGAAGGCAGTCTCTGTCAATCAGAAGCAGGGCTTCTTCTCCCGGCTTTTTGGTAAAAAGAAGGACAGCACCCTGGTGCAATACAATAAAGGACAGGTGGACAGCACTGCCGAAGCGGAGGCCAAAACCGAAGAGCTGCAACAGCAGCAGCAATACGATGCGCTGGCCCTGGAAGTACAGCGGTATTACCAGGGGCTGGTGAACCGCCAGATGGCGCTCCGCAAAAAGCTGGACCAAAATGAAAAAAGCCTGGCAGCCGCCAACCTTAGTATTATCAATGAGATCAACGCCGGTATCCGCGAATTGCTCCATACTGCCGAGCTGGGGCAGAAAGCCAGCAAGGAGGAGGCTTCAGAGTACCTGCGTGGGTTCCAATTGCATAAAGACCGCATCCTGCTGTTCTCCTTCCTGATCATTCTCCTGGTTGCCGTCCTGCTGGGCGCCAGCATTTTCCGGCTCAATAAATATGAGCAGACTATCCTGAAGGCCAAGAGTGAGGCCGAAAGGCAGGCACAGGTCAAGACCCGTTTCCTCAACAATATGAGCCATGAGATCCGTGTACCGCTGACCTCCATCATGGGCTTTACGGAGCAGCTGGAGAAAAAGAATGCCGATGAGGAAGCGGCCAGCTATATCAACGCCATCCGAAATTCTTCCGAACACCTGCTCACTACAGTGAATGATATCCTCGATTTTTCTAAACTGGAAGCCGGCAAGTTCCAGCTGGGTAAAGAACCTTTCTCCCTGAAGAAAACACTGGAGGAAGTATTGTTCAATCTCTCCGTGCTGGCAGAGAAAAAACAGCTATCCCTGCAGCTGAAGGCCGGCTTCGATGAGCGGCTGGTGTTACAGGGCGACGCTTTCCGGTTAAAACAGATCCTCTATAATTTTATCAGCAACGCCATCAAGTTTACCGAGAAGGGAGTGATAGAAGTGAAGGCGGAAACGGTTGCCAAAAGCAAAACGGAAACGGAAGTGGTCATTGCCGTAAAGGATTCCGGTATCGGTATTGCGGCCGACCAGCTTGAGTTCATATTTGAAGAATTTGCCCAGGTGGGGAGCGATAAGGTGTCCCGTAAATATCATACCCGTGGCACGGGCCTGGGCCTGTCCATCTGTAAAATGCTGGCGGAACTGCAGGGCGGCACGGTGAGTGTGCAGAGTGAACTGAAAAAGGGTTCTGTCTTCACCGTGAAGATTCCCTATACCATCAGCCAGGAGGCGCCTCAGTCGCAGCCGGTAGTGAAGCAGCCCGAGCAACCCAGGGATCCGCTGCGCAATAAAACAGTACTGCTGCTGGAAGACAATGACGTCATCGTACTGCTGGTGACCTTCCTGCTGAAGAAATTCAATATGCAGTATGATGTGGCCATGGATGGACAGCAGGCGCTGGGCCTGTTGCAGCAAAAACAATATGACCTGCTGCTTACGGATATTAATGTGCCGGAGATCTCCGGTTCCGAGCTGACCACAATGATCCGCAGCAACGCCGATCCGGTCAAAGCAAGGATGCCCATCATTGCACTCACGGCTGATGTTACCGAGGGCGACCTGGCCCGCTACAAAGAAGAAGGTTTTACCAGTGTGCTGAAAAAGCCATTCAGGGAAGAAGATATGGTGAATGCGCTGACGGTGGCGCTGTCAGCGGCCGGGACAGAAAAGAAGCAGATAACTACTATATAG